The Streptomyces armeniacus genomic interval TGAAGGAGCTGACCGACCGCGCCGCGCGGCACGCGGAGGTGCGCCGGACGCTGGAGTCGGTCGGCCTCGCGGACGTACGCGGCAAACGCATCCGGGCGCTGTCCGGCGGCATGCGGCAGCGGGTGGCGCTGGCGGCGGCGCTCGTCGACGACCCGGGGTTCCTGGCGCTGGACGAGCCGACGGTGGGGCTGGACCCGGAGCAGCGGATGCGGTTCCGGGAGCTGATCGCGCAGGCGGGCGAGCACCGTACGGTGCTGCTTTCCACGCACCAGACGGAGGACGTGGCGATGCTGTGCCGCCGGGTGGTGGTCATGGACAAGGGCCGGGTGCGGTTCGACGGCACGCCGGGCGAACTCACCGCGCAGGCGCGCGGCCGCGTGTGGTCCAGCGCGGAGCGCGAACCGGGGGCGCTCGCGGGGTGGCGTACGGGGACGGGGGAGTTCCGGAACCTGGGCGAGCCGCCGGGGGACGGGGAACTGGTCGAACCGACGCTGGAGGACGGCTACTTGCTGGCCCTCGGCGGTCTCACGGAGGTGGCGGCATGAGCGGACAGACCGGCATGAGCGGCACAAGCGGCATGAGCGGCAAGACCGGCCCCGGGAAGGCCGCAGGCCGGGGCGCGGGGTCCGGTACGGGGCCCGATTCAGGTTCCGGTTCGGCGCGCGGCGGTTCAGGCGCGGCGGGCGGCGGCCCGGCGGACGGCGGCTCCGCGGGCGGCGGCGGTACGGCAGGCGGCGGCACCGCCGTACTGGACCGCCCCGAGCCGGGCCCGCCCCCCGGCGCCCCGTCCCTTATACACACCGCCCGCTCCCGCGACGCGCCCTCCCCCCGATCTCCACCCCTCACCCCTCCCCGCCACGTCCGGCGCATCATACGGCACAGGGTCCGGGGCCTGGCCCCGGCCCCACCCCCGTACGCCCCGGCCCCGGCCCTGCTCCGCCGCCGTCGGCGTCAGCGTCGGCCGCCGCCCCCGCGCCGTCCTCCGTACCGGCGTGCCACGGCGTCACCGCCACCATTGCCAGCGGTCCGCCCGCCGCCTGCCCCAGTGCCGCACGCAGCCGGGCCGCCGCCTCCACACGGTCCCCGGCGCGGTCCCCGGCGGCCCCGGCGGCGCCGCTCAGCAGCGACCGCAGCAGCTCGCCCGCCTCCGCGCCCGACCGCGTCTCGGCGGCCAGGAGGCCGCCGATCCGCACGGCCGTCGCCTGTGCCTGCGCCAGCCGCGGGTCGGTAAGGTCGAGCGTGCCCTCGTCGAGCAGCCATACGTAGCCGTACACCACGCCCCCGTGCCGTACGGGCAGGCAGATCCGGCCGGTGACGACGCCCGCGGACGGGTCGGGCGGGATGCGTACGGGCCGGGTCGCGCGCGTGATGCCGAAGCTCTCGAACCAGGCGCGGACCGCCGCCGTCGAGCGCCGGTGCAGGATCGACCGCGTACGCACCGGGTCGAGCGCTGGCTCGGTCCCGTCCCCGCGCCCCTCGTGGGCGCCGAAGGCGATCAGCCCGAAGTCCCGGTTCTCCAGCGTCGCCGGGGTCCCGAGCAGGGCCGAGATCTCGTCGATCAGCGACTGGTAGTCCTCGCGCATACGCTCCTCGCCCTCGCCCTTGCTCCCAGCGTCGCCCCCGCCGGCTCTCCGCTCGCAGCCGCCCCCGCCGTCACGGCCCATTCTCGTACAACTGTCTGAGATCCGGCACACGGATGCGTGACAGCTGTCGATGGCAGCGCGACCGCGCGATCCTTAGGTTTCACGGAGGCTCACCCCGCCGTCAGACACATTTCAGCTGGAGGTGCCCCGTGCTGGGTCCCGTGCTCCTCGCCGCCGCGCGCAGCGACGCGATCCGTCGCCTCGTCTCGGGCGCGCCCGTCACCCGGCCGGTCGTCGACCGCTTCGTCGCGGGTGAACGGCTCGACCAGTCGCTGCACACCGTACGGTCGCTGACCGACCGGGGTCTGGACGTCACCCTCGACCATCTGGGGGAGCACATCACCGACCGTACGGAGGCGGTGCGGAACCGGGACGCGTACCTCGACCTGACCGACGCGCTGGCGGCGGAGGGGCTCGGCCCGCGCGCGGAGATGTCCGTGAAGCTGTCGGCGTTCGGGCAGGCCCTCCCGAACGGGCACGACATCGCGTACGCGAATATCCTCCCGGTGGTCGAGCGCGCCGCCGCCGCGGGCACCACGGTGACCCTGGACATGGAGGACCACACCACGGTCGACTCCACCCTCGCCATCCTCGCCGAGCTGCGGAAACGCTTTCCGGAGACCGGCGCCGTCGTGCAGTCGTACCTCTTCCGCACCGAGGAGGACTGCCACGCACTGGCCGGGGAAGGATCACGGGTGCGACTGGTGAAGGGCGCGTACGACGAGCCCGCCGATGTCGCCTTCCGGAGCAAGCGCGACGTCGACCGCTCGTACGTGCGCTGTCTGCGGATCCTCATGGCGGGCAAGGGCTACCCGATGGTCGGCTCGCACGACCCGCGGATCGTCGCCATCGCACAGGAGCTGGCGCGGCGCGCCGGGCGGAAGCAGGACGAGTACGAGTTCCAGATGCTGTACGGCATCCGCGACGCCGAGCAGCGGCGGCTGGTGGCGGAAGGGCACCGTATGCGGGTATACGTCCCGTACGGGACCGACTGGTACGGCTACTTCATGCGCCGTCTCGCGGAGCGGCCGGCCAACACCGCATTCTTCCTGCGTTCGCTGGCCACCCGTGGCTGAGCTCGCCCATCATGCAGACAGCCGGCCGGCACCCCGGCCGTCACCACCCCGGCGAAGACAACTCCCCGGCGAAGACAACTCCCCGAAATCCCGACCCGCGAAGGAGACACGGCCGCCATGGACGCTGTGACCCAGGTCCCCGCCCCGTACAACGAGCCGGTGCACACCTACGCCCCCGGCAGCGCCGAGCGCGCACGCCTGGAGGCGAAGCTCAAGGAGCTCGCCGAGCACCCCGTTGACCTGCCGATGACGATCAACGGCGAGAAGCGCATGGGCGGCGGCGAGCGCGTCGACGTCGTGCAGCCGCACAACCACAAGGCCGTTCTCGGCACGTACGGCACCGCCACCCGCCAGGACGCGCAGGACGCGGTCGACGCCGCGCTGGCCGCCGCACCCGCCTGGCGCGCGCTCTCGTACGACGACCGCGCCGCCGTCATCCTGAAGGCCGCCGAACTGCTGTCCGGGCCGTGGCGCGAGACGATCGCCGCCTCCACGATGCTCGGCCAGTCGAAGACCGCGCAGCAGGCCGAGATCGACGCGCCCTGTGAGCTGATCGACTTCTGGCGGTTCAACGTCCACTTCGGCCGCGAGCTCATGGCCGAGCAGCCCCTCATCCAGCCCAAGGGCGTCTGGAACCGGCTGGACCACCGGCCGCTGGAGGGCTTCGTCTACGCGATCACGCCGTTCAACTTCACCGCCATCGCCGGCAACCTGCCGACCGCCCCCGCCCTCATGGGCAACACGGTCGTGTGGAAGCCGTCGCCCACCCAGACCCACGCGGCCGTGCTGCTGATGGAGCTGCTGGAGGAGGCGGGCCTGCCCAAGGGCGTGATCAACCTCGTGACCGGGGACGGCAAGGACGTCTCCGAGGTCGCGCTGCCGCACCCGGACCTGGCCGGCGTGCACTTCACCGGCTCGACGGCCACGTTCCAGCACCTGTGGCGGACGGTCGGCGAGAACATCGCGCGCTACAAGTCGTACCCGCGGCTGGTCGGCGAGACCGGCGGCAAGGACTTCATCGTCGCGCACCCGACCGCCGACCCGGCCCTCCTGAAGACCGCGATCACGCGCGGCGCCTTCGAGTACCAGGGCCAGAAGTGCTCCGCCGCCTCCCGCGCGTACATCCCGCGCTCGCTGTGGGAAGGCGGGCTGAAGGAGGAGCTGGCCGCGGAGGTCGACGGGCTCGCGATGGGCGACGTCAGCGACCTGTCGCACTTCATCGGCGCCGTCATCGACGACCGCGCGTTCGCGAAGAGCAAGGCCGCGATCGACTTCGCCAAGTCCGACCCGACGTGCGAGATCGTCGCAGGCGGCACGTACGACGACTCGGTCGGCTGGTTCGTACGGCCCACGGTGATCAGCTGCTCGGACGCCGAGAGCGAGGTCTTCAAGAAGGAGTACTTCGGCCCGATCATCGCCGTCCTGGTGTACGAGGACGGGGAGTTCGACGCGATGGTGGAGCAGATGGAGTCGGCCTCGGCGTACGCGCTGACCGGCGCCGTCATCGCCCGTGACCGGCAGGTGCTGACGGACGTGTCGGAGAAGCTGCGGTTCGCGGCGGGCAACTTCTACCTGAACGACCGGCCCACCGGCTCGATCGTCGGGCAGCAGCCGTTCGGCGGGGCGCGTGCGTCCGGCACGAACGACAAGGCGGGCTCGAAGTTCAACCTGCTCCGCTGGATGTCGCCGCGCGCCATCAAGGAGACGCAGGTGGCCCCGACCGACTACCGCTACCCGCACATGGGCTGACGCCCGTACGGGCGCCGCGCGCCTTCCCGTACGCGCGCCCTCCCGTACGGAGGCCCGGTCCCCGCCCTCGCCGGCGGGCGCCGGGCCTCCGTGCGTACGTGCCGGGCACGGCCGCGGGCTGCTACGTTCCGGCACATGCCGATCCGTGCCGTGCTGTGGGACGTCGACGACACGCTCTTCGACTACGCGGGCTCCGACCGCACCGGAGCGCTGCGGCACATCGAGGCCGAAGGGCTGCTGGCGCGCCACCCGTCGCCCGAGGCGGCGCTGGAACGCTGGCAGGTGGTGATGGACGAGCAGTTCGCGCGCTTCCTGAGCCGAGAGCTGAGCTTCCCGGACCACCGCCGGGAGCGCGCACGGCAGTTCCTCGGCGAGCCGCTGACGGACGCGGCGGCGGACGAGTGGTTCGGGCGGTACGTCGCGCTGTACGAGGAGGCATGGACGCTGTTCGCGGACGCCGTGCCCGCCCTGGACGCGCTGACGCCCGCGTACCGGCACGGCATCCTCTCCAACTCCGCCGTGCGGAACCAGGACCGCAAACTGACCCGGCTCGGCATCCGGGACCGCTTCGAGGTGCTCCGCTGCGCGGACGAACTGGGCTGCGCCAAGCCCGACGCCGCCGCCTTCCACGCCACGTGCGCCGCACTGGGGCTGCCCCCGGAGCAGGTCGCGTACGTCGGCGACCACCCCGACCTGGACGCGCGCGGCGCGGAGGCCGCCGGGCTGCTGGGCATCTGGCTGGACCGTTCGGGCGCGGGGGAACGGGCGCGCGCGGGCGACGCGGCTGGTGGTGGCGACCCGGCAGGTGGGAGCCACCCGGCTGGTGGTGGCGACGGCCTGCGGCGGATCACGGGGCTGGCGGAGCTGCCGCGGCTGCTGCGGGCGTACGAGGCCGGCACCGGCCGTCAGTGACCGCTGTCACAGAGGGAAACCGCAGGTGGGCGGGGGTGCCGTCTCAGATAGTAGGAAGGCCAAGTAAAAACGAGACATCAGGGCTCATCGCTCTTACCTTGGTAGAAGCCGAACGTCTCGCTCCATCGGGCGACTGGCGGACGCGGCACGGTGCGACGCGCAGGTGACCCCTGCGGCGCCGGAGCCCCCGCCCCTTCCGGCGCGTTGAATCCCCCGCTTCTCGCACTGTGCCCCGAAGGAGCTGCTGACCATGGACGAGACCGCTCGCCGCCGTACGCGGCACAACGCCCCCCGCAACGGCCAGTCCGCCGACGGGCGTAACGCCGACCGCCGCAACGCCGCCGCCGCCCTCCAGCGCGCCCTCGACCGCCGGGACAACGGCGGAGCCACGGGCCACTGACCGGCCGGTCTCTCCGTACCGACCCCGCTCGGCCCTGACGTCCCGTCAGCCCTCCGAGCGCTGACGCCGCCGGCGCTCGACCGTGAAGCGGTCGATGCGCCGGCCCGTCTCCGCCAGCGCCGTGACCTCGAGCTTCGGCGCGCGCCCCGCCGTCCCCGGCCGTGACTCGACGGCCAGGAACGAGAAGCCCGTGTAGCGCACCCGCGACCACTCCACCCGGTCCCCCTCCTGCTCGTCCGGCCCGGTCCAGTGGAACGTCGGCACGTGATCGCGCTCGTCCTCGTGGCCCTCGTAGCTGTCCGGTACGGGGAAGTCGTACAGCTTCTTGCCGCCGCCGCCCGCCGTCACGTACACCGTGCCGTCCCGCGCCGGCTCCGTGGAGCCGCCGACGGGCAGTGCGCGGGTCGGCTTGTCGCCGCGTACGGGATCGGTGCGCTCGTAAACGTGGTTGTGCCCGTTGATCACCAGATCGACCTGGTGCCGGTCGAAGAGCGGTACCCACTCCTCGCGTACGCCGCCGTCGGAGGCGTGCGTGCTCGTCGAGTAGGCGCAGTGGTGGAAGAAGACCACGACGAAATCGATGTCGCCCGCCGCGCGCAGCTCGCGCAGCCGCGCGCCGAGCCAGCGGGTCTGGGCGCCGTCCGTGTAGCCCCTGTTGGCGGGGATCTCGTACGACACGTCGTTCGCGTCGAGGGCGACGACGCCGACGTTGCCGTAGCGGAACGCGTACACGCCCGGCGCGTTCTTCGCGTCCGGGCCGGTCGCGGGCAGGGACCAGCGGGCGGACTGGCCCCCGTAGCCGTTGGGGGAGTACCACGCCTCCATGTCGTGGTTCCCGGTGGTCACCATCCACGGCACGCGCGCCGCGACCGACTCGGTCTGCGCGAGGAACTGGTCCCACACGCGGGCGTCGTACGTGTCGTCCCGCTCGCCGTGGCCCGTCTCGTCCGCGTAGCAGATGTCGCCCGCGTGCAGATGGAAGGACGGGTTCTGGCCGAGCAGCAACTGGTCGTTGGCCAGGGCCTGGTAGCTCACGCCCTGGTCGCCGAAGGCCGTGAACACGAACGGATCGCCGGGCTCCGCCGGCGCCGTGGTGAACGAGCCGAGCGTCGCGAGCCGGTCCGGGGCCGTCGGGTCGAAGCCGTCGTGGCCGACGCCGTAGTAGTACGTGGTGCCGGGGCGGAGCCCGTCCAGCGCGGCGTGCAGATAGAACTGCTCCACCGCGGGCAGCTTCCGGGACAGCGCGGGCGTCCGCAGCTCGCGTACCTCCGCCTCGATCTTCCGGCTCAGCTCCCACGGCTCGCCGCCGATCCGGATGTACGGCTTCCGTACGGCGAAGGGCACCTGCCAGGACACCCGCATCTGCGTCTTGGGGTCGTCGCCGAACGCCAGATGGCGCCCGAAGGGTGCCACGAGCGAGCCGTCCACCCGTACGGGCGACGGCGCCGCCGGTGTCGCGGACGGCCCGCCGCCGTCCGCCGCGTCCGAGGTGCAGCCGAGCAGCCCGGCGCCGGCGGCCCCCGTGACGGCGAGGCCGCCGCCGCGCAGCAGGCCGCGGCGCGACACGCCGGACGTACGGCCTGCCAGCCGCGCCCGCAGGTACTCGTGCTGCTCCGGCATGCTCATCCGCGCCGCCAGCCGCTCCGGAATCCCCATTCGCGGTGTCTCCATGGGAGAAAGCTGGCAGCGATCGGCAACTGCCGTGCATCCTGGGCACGTACGCGCGGTGAACCGCACCCGGCTGGCAGACCGTTCGTCCGGAATATGGACGGGTGTGTGTCAACTCATGGGACAGCGAGTACGCTCCCGTGCATGGCGCGCAGCATCAATCTCGCAGTGATCCCCGGTGACGGCATCGGCCAGGAGGTCGTGACACAGGGCCTCAAGGTCCTCAGCGCCGTCCTCCCGCAGGACGTGAAGCTGGAGTCACGGCAGTACGACCTCGGGGCCCGCCGCTGGCACGAGACCGGCGAGACCCTGCCCGAGGCCGAGCTGGAGCAGCTCAAGAGCCACGACGCGATCCTGCTCGGCGCGATCGGCGACCCGTCCGTGCCGTCCGGCGTGCTCGAGCGCGGTCTGCTGCTGAAGCTGCGCTTCGCCTTCGACCACTACGTCAACCTGCGGCCCTCGAAGCTGTTCCCCAATACGGCTACGCCTCTGGAGGGCCGTCCGGACATCGACTTCGTCGTCGTCCGCGAGGGCACCGAGGGCCCGTACGTCGGCAACGGCGGCAGTCTCCGCACCGGCACCCCCGCCGAGGTCGCCACCGAGGTCAGCCTCAACACGGCGTACGGCGTGGAGCGGGTCGTGCGCGACGCGTACGAGCGGGCGCAGGCGCGCCCCCGCAAGAAGCTCACCCTCGTGCACAAGAACAACGTGCTCGTGCACGCCGGCCACCTGTGGAAGAACCTCTTCGACCAGGTCGGCCAGGAGTACCCCGAGGTCAGCACGGACTATCTGCACGTCGACGCCGCGACGATCTTCTTCGTCACCGACCCGGCGCGCTTCGACGTGATCGTCACCGACAACCTCTTCGGCGACATCCTCACCGACCTCGCCGCCGCCGTCTCCGGCGGCATCGGCCTCGCCGCGTCCGGGAACATCAACCCCACGGGCGCGTTCCCCTCGATGTTCGAGCCGGTGCACGGCTCCGCACCGGACATCGCGGGCACCGGCAAGGCCGACCCCACCGCGACCATCCTCTCCGTCGCGCTGCTGCTGCGGCACCTCGGCCACGAGCCGGAGGCCGCCCGTATCGAGGACGCCGTTTCCGCCGATCTGGCGGGCCGTTCCGGTGCTCGTACGACCGACGAGATCGGTGACGCCATCGCCGTACGAGTAGCCAGCTAGGCCCGCCGTACGTCCACCCGCCGGCGTCCCCTCGGGGCGCCGCGCGGCAGTGGCCCACCGGCCGGGTCCCAGCCACCCGGCCGCTGGGCAACCGAGCGGTTGGGTGTCACCATCTATTCAGGACCGCCCCGTGTCCGTCTCTCGGTCCCATACGCGCGATAATCGAACGCGGGCCGTAGTGCGAGGGGAAGCTCGGACGTCCTAGTAACGCAGGGCGAAGGGCGCGGTCCGCCACGACACTCAGCGAAGGACGCGCTCTCATGACGACGCCCCGAATCGACTTCGACCTCAAGCCCTCGGCCCAGCCGGTGGCCGCCACGGAGCGCGAGGCGATGCTGGCCGACCCGGGATTCGGCCGCCACTTCACGGACCACATGGTCACGGTCAAGTGGACCGAGGGCCGCGGCTGGCACGACGCCCAGCTCCAGCCGTACGCGCCGCTCCAGATCGATCCGGCCAACATGACCCTGCACTACTCGCAGACGATCTTCGAAGGGCTGAAGGCGTACCGGCAGCCCGACGGCTCCGTCGCCACCTTCCGGCCGGACGCCAACGCCCGCCGCTTCCAGCGCTCGGCCCGCCGCCTCGCCATGCCGGAGCTGCCCGTCGAGACCTTCATCGAGGCGTGCGACCTGCTGGTCAAGACCGACCGGGACTGGGTGCCGGGCAAGGACGAACACTCCCTCTACCTCCGGCCCTTCATGTTCGCCACGGAGGTCGGGCTGGGCGTCCGGCCGGCCAACGAGTACCTCTTCATGGTCATCGCCTCACCCGCCTCCGGCTACTTCCCGCGCGGCGTCAAGCCCGTCTCGGTCTGGCTCTCGCAGGAGTACGTGCGCGCGGCGCCCGGCGGTATGGGCGAGGCGAAGACCGGCGGCAACTACGCCGCGTCGCTCGTCGCCCAGGCCGAGGCCGCCGACCAGGGCTGCGACCAGGTCGTGTGGCTGGACGCGCTGGAGCGCCGCTACATCGAGGAGATGGGCGGCATGAACCTCTACCTCGTCCGCAACTCGGGCGGCACCACCACGATCGTCACCCCGAAGCTCACCGGCACCCTCCTCCCGGGCATCACGCGCGACTCGCTGCTGACCATCGCGGAGGACCTGGGCTACGGCACGGAGGAAGCCCGTATCTCCACGGACGAGTGGCAGGCCGGCAACGCGGACGGCAGCATCACCGAGGTCTTCGCGTGCGGCACGGCGGCGGTGATCACGCCGGTCGGCCACGTCAAGTCGGCCCGGGCGGAGTGGACGGTGGGCGACGGCCGGCCGGGCCCGGTCACGACGCGCCTCCGGGAGGCGCTCCTGTCCGTCCAGACGGGCCAGTCCCCGGAC includes:
- the pruA gene encoding L-glutamate gamma-semialdehyde dehydrogenase, translated to MDAVTQVPAPYNEPVHTYAPGSAERARLEAKLKELAEHPVDLPMTINGEKRMGGGERVDVVQPHNHKAVLGTYGTATRQDAQDAVDAALAAAPAWRALSYDDRAAVILKAAELLSGPWRETIAASTMLGQSKTAQQAEIDAPCELIDFWRFNVHFGRELMAEQPLIQPKGVWNRLDHRPLEGFVYAITPFNFTAIAGNLPTAPALMGNTVVWKPSPTQTHAAVLLMELLEEAGLPKGVINLVTGDGKDVSEVALPHPDLAGVHFTGSTATFQHLWRTVGENIARYKSYPRLVGETGGKDFIVAHPTADPALLKTAITRGAFEYQGQKCSAASRAYIPRSLWEGGLKEELAAEVDGLAMGDVSDLSHFIGAVIDDRAFAKSKAAIDFAKSDPTCEIVAGGTYDDSVGWFVRPTVISCSDAESEVFKKEYFGPIIAVLVYEDGEFDAMVEQMESASAYALTGAVIARDRQVLTDVSEKLRFAAGNFYLNDRPTGSIVGQQPFGGARASGTNDKAGSKFNLLRWMSPRAIKETQVAPTDYRYPHMG
- a CDS encoding ABC transporter ATP-binding protein, which produces MNAAAPTTVSASGLSLSYRGTRALDDVSLRLSHGVTGLLGPNGAGKTTLLRILATATPPDRGALSILGHDPGTVRGRAQARRTLGYLPQNPGFHPGFTAFEFVDYVAILKELTDRAARHAEVRRTLESVGLADVRGKRIRALSGGMRQRVALAAALVDDPGFLALDEPTVGLDPEQRMRFRELIAQAGEHRTVLLSTHQTEDVAMLCRRVVVMDKGRVRFDGTPGELTAQARGRVWSSAEREPGALAGWRTGTGEFRNLGEPPGDGELVEPTLEDGYLLALGGLTEVAA
- a CDS encoding purple acid phosphatase family protein, which encodes METPRMGIPERLAARMSMPEQHEYLRARLAGRTSGVSRRGLLRGGGLAVTGAAGAGLLGCTSDAADGGGPSATPAAPSPVRVDGSLVAPFGRHLAFGDDPKTQMRVSWQVPFAVRKPYIRIGGEPWELSRKIEAEVRELRTPALSRKLPAVEQFYLHAALDGLRPGTTYYYGVGHDGFDPTAPDRLATLGSFTTAPAEPGDPFVFTAFGDQGVSYQALANDQLLLGQNPSFHLHAGDICYADETGHGERDDTYDARVWDQFLAQTESVAARVPWMVTTGNHDMEAWYSPNGYGGQSARWSLPATGPDAKNAPGVYAFRYGNVGVVALDANDVSYEIPANRGYTDGAQTRWLGARLRELRAAGDIDFVVVFFHHCAYSTSTHASDGGVREEWVPLFDRHQVDLVINGHNHVYERTDPVRGDKPTRALPVGGSTEPARDGTVYVTAGGGGKKLYDFPVPDSYEGHEDERDHVPTFHWTGPDEQEGDRVEWSRVRYTGFSFLAVESRPGTAGRAPKLEVTALAETGRRIDRFTVERRRRQRSEG
- a CDS encoding HAD family hydrolase encodes the protein MPIRAVLWDVDDTLFDYAGSDRTGALRHIEAEGLLARHPSPEAALERWQVVMDEQFARFLSRELSFPDHRRERARQFLGEPLTDAAADEWFGRYVALYEEAWTLFADAVPALDALTPAYRHGILSNSAVRNQDRKLTRLGIRDRFEVLRCADELGCAKPDAAAFHATCAALGLPPEQVAYVGDHPDLDARGAEAAGLLGIWLDRSGAGERARAGDAAGGGDPAGGSHPAGGGDGLRRITGLAELPRLLRAYEAGTGRQ
- a CDS encoding proline dehydrogenase family protein, which translates into the protein MLGPVLLAAARSDAIRRLVSGAPVTRPVVDRFVAGERLDQSLHTVRSLTDRGLDVTLDHLGEHITDRTEAVRNRDAYLDLTDALAAEGLGPRAEMSVKLSAFGQALPNGHDIAYANILPVVERAAAAGTTVTLDMEDHTTVDSTLAILAELRKRFPETGAVVQSYLFRTEEDCHALAGEGSRVRLVKGAYDEPADVAFRSKRDVDRSYVRCLRILMAGKGYPMVGSHDPRIVAIAQELARRAGRKQDEYEFQMLYGIRDAEQRRLVAEGHRMRVYVPYGTDWYGYFMRRLAERPANTAFFLRSLATRG
- a CDS encoding branched-chain amino acid aminotransferase, giving the protein MTTPRIDFDLKPSAQPVAATEREAMLADPGFGRHFTDHMVTVKWTEGRGWHDAQLQPYAPLQIDPANMTLHYSQTIFEGLKAYRQPDGSVATFRPDANARRFQRSARRLAMPELPVETFIEACDLLVKTDRDWVPGKDEHSLYLRPFMFATEVGLGVRPANEYLFMVIASPASGYFPRGVKPVSVWLSQEYVRAAPGGMGEAKTGGNYAASLVAQAEAADQGCDQVVWLDALERRYIEEMGGMNLYLVRNSGGTTTIVTPKLTGTLLPGITRDSLLTIAEDLGYGTEEARISTDEWQAGNADGSITEVFACGTAAVITPVGHVKSARAEWTVGDGRPGPVTTRLREALLSVQTGQSPDPHAWMHRLT
- a CDS encoding 3-isopropylmalate dehydrogenase — translated: MARSINLAVIPGDGIGQEVVTQGLKVLSAVLPQDVKLESRQYDLGARRWHETGETLPEAELEQLKSHDAILLGAIGDPSVPSGVLERGLLLKLRFAFDHYVNLRPSKLFPNTATPLEGRPDIDFVVVREGTEGPYVGNGGSLRTGTPAEVATEVSLNTAYGVERVVRDAYERAQARPRKKLTLVHKNNVLVHAGHLWKNLFDQVGQEYPEVSTDYLHVDAATIFFVTDPARFDVIVTDNLFGDILTDLAAAVSGGIGLAASGNINPTGAFPSMFEPVHGSAPDIAGTGKADPTATILSVALLLRHLGHEPEAARIEDAVSADLAGRSGARTTDEIGDAIAVRVAS